The following proteins come from a genomic window of Neoarius graeffei isolate fNeoGra1 chromosome 26, fNeoGra1.pri, whole genome shotgun sequence:
- the faim2b gene encoding fas apoptotic inhibitory molecule 2b — protein sequence MTQKKISPAVVTVAGSLPPSYEEANAGCPGYCYSDGAFLWDDQNIRRVFVRKVYLIVMLQLSVTLLIVSLFTFYEPVMFYIQTHPALYSTSSLLFLVTYLMLACCGDLRRQFPWNLILLSVFTLCMAFMLGFVSSHYNTRSVIVCLGVTAVVCVCVTVFSFQTKVDVTSFQGLLLNLCLVLLICSIVVGFIVPFGFVPWLHTLYGILGAVTFTMFLAFDTQLLMGNRQYTVSPEEYVFAALTLYLDIIYIFTHILQLFSDGYE from the exons ATGACGCAAAAGAAG atATCACCTGCAGTTGTGACTGTAGCTGGAAGTTTGCCTCCGAGCTATGAAGAGGCCAATGCTG GGTGTCCCGGTTACTGTTACAGCGATGGCGCATTTTTATGGGATGATCAAAACATCAGACGTGTTTTTGTGCGAAAG GTTTATTTGATTGTGATGCTGCAGCTCTCTGTGACTCTGCTCATTGTGTCTCTCTTCACCTTTTA TGAACCGGTGATGTTTTATATTCAGACTCATCCTGCGCTTTACTCCACATCCAG CCTCCTGTTTCTTGTCACCTATTTGATGTTGGCTTGCTGTGGAGATTTaag GAGGCAGTTTCCCTGGAATCTCATTCTGCTCTCTGTCTTT acCCTGTGCATGGCTTTCATGCTGGGTTTTGTTTCCAG CCACTACAACACGAGGTCTGTGATCGTGTGTCTCGGCGTCAcggctgtggtgtgtgtgtgtgtcaccgtCTTCAGCTTCCAGACGAAG GTCGATGTGACGTCGTTTCAGGGCCTCCTGCTGAACCTCTGCCTCGTGCTGCTCATCTGTTCCATCGTCGTGGGATTTATCGTCCCTTTTGGATTC GTTCCGTGGTTGCACACACTCTACGGGATTTTGGGTGCCGTCACTTTCACCATG tttttGGCGTTTGACACTCAGCTGTTGATGGGGAACAGACAGTACACTGTGAGTCCTGAGGAGTATGTCTTCGCTGCTCTCACTCTTTACCTCGACATCATTTATATTTTCACTCACATTTTACAACTGTTCAGTGACGGCTACgaataa